The Desulfobulbus propionicus DSM 2032 DNA segment ATAGGTGCTGTCGCCGTTGGCCTTGCGATGGTGCTCGGCATTGTAGCCCTTTGAATTCCACGCTCCCGGCAGGATGTAATTGGGCCGGTGTGGCATGATGCTGAACGGCCGGAGCACGTTCTTCTTTTCCGCTTCCAGCCGCTGTTCCACCGCGCCTTTGCGGTCGGGGAGGCCGCGCTCGACACCGACCGCGTTTTGCAGACACTGCCGACGCAGGTCGCCGACGGTGACACTGTCATCGGCCGTGGCCAGCTTGCTCTGCACGCATTCGTCCAGCGCATTGGCATCGGCCAAGCCGGCAGTGGAGAGGAAAACGATCAAGGCAGCGGTTCCGGCTGCACTCAGGGAAAAAGCAAGAGATCTCATAAGGAACATCCTGATGGTGGAAACGAAACAAGCAAAGCCATTGTCCGGAAAAACCTCAGCGCCGGTTGAGGTTGCAGGATTGGACCTGGGCGAGGATGGTGCGCAAGGTCTGGAAAAAGATCGCGGCTTCCGGGTCATCCGGATGCAGCTCCCGCCGCTGCTCGTAGCGGGCAAAAAGCTGCGCCAGCACCTGAAAGGGCTGATCCTCTTCCAGCGCCCCAAGCATTTCCCAAACATCGGTGGTGTTGATTTCAGCATTCTTCATGGTCGCCATCCGTGTTTTCCAGGGCATCGGTGCCCGCCGCCGGTTCCTCGTCGATCACATAGCCCACGCCGCAGCAGGCCGGGCATTCCTCGCGGGTAATGAAAAACCGGCTCTCGCCCTGAAAATATCCGATCTCGCCGCTGCCGCCGCAGGTGTTGCACACCTTTTTTTGTTCATCCATGGCACCGCGCCCCCGTGGATTGCCTACTCGATCCCCGCCGCCTGCTTGGCGGCCTGGAGGGTGTTTTTCATCAGCATGGTGATGGTCATCGGGCCGACGCCGCCGGGCACCGGGGTAATGGCGCCGGCCTTGCCGACCACCGAATCGAAATCGACATCACCGGCGAGGAGGGCCTTGCCGCTCTCCGTTTGACCAATGCGGTTGACGCCGACATCGATAATTACCGCGCCCTCCTTGATCTGATCGCCCTTAATCATCTTGGCCACCCCGGCGGCCACGATCAGGATGTCGGCACGGCGGGTGTGGAAGGCCATGTCGCGGGTGCGGGTATGGCAGATGGTCACCGTGGCGTTGCCGCCGGCCCGCTTCTGCAGCATCAGGTTGGCGATCGGCTTGCCGACGATGTTGGAGCGGCCGACCACCACCACCTCGGCGCCCGAGGTTTCGGTGCCGGAGCGCTGCAACAGTTCGAGGATGCCATGCGGGGTGCAGGGCAGGAAGCAGCGTTCGCCGAGCATCATCTTGCCGACGTTGACCGGGTGAAAGCCGTCCACATCCTTGTCCGGATCGATGGCGAACAACACCTTGGCCTCGTCGATGTGGCGCGGCAGGGGCAGTTGCACCAGAATGCCGTGGATAGCCGGATTGCGGTTGTAGTCAGCAACAATGCCCAGCAGTTCGGCCTCGCTGGTGGCGGCGGGCAGGGTCACCTGCTCGGAATGGATGCCCAAGGCATGGGCGGTCTTGTTCTTGGCGGCCACGTAGGATTGGGAGGCAGGGTCCTCGCCGACCAGGATGGTCACCAGCCCGGGTACCAGCCCATGGGCGGTTTTGAGGCGGGCAACTTCGGCGGCGATCTCTTCGCGAATGGCCTTGGCGGTTTCACTACCGCTGATGATCTGTGCAGGCATGATGCAATAGCGCGGGAAAAATTCAATCAGGGGGCCAACGGCCCGGTCGTGTTTAAAACACACAACCTAGCACAACGGTTGATTTTTTCAAGGTGAGACTGGGAAATTCACCGATCCGTGCACCATCTTTGCCCGCGATGTGCGCCAGGGAACCTGCCGGGAACAGCACCGGCCAATCGGCACCATCCACCACGCTGTCCTGGTAAACGGGGGGATTACAGGTAGTCCATCAGACTGAGCGACGAAACCCGGGCCGTGACCTGCATGGTGGCTTCCAACGAGGTTTCCATCTTGGCGATTTCGGCAAGCACTTCGGTGAGATCGGCGTCCTGGTGACGGGAAAGCGTGGTCTTGAGCAACAAGAGCGCATTCTCATGCATACTGATCATGTCGTCCATACGGGCACTGGTGTTGCCAAGCGCGCTCTGCTGGGCGCGGACCTGTTCCGCCGCCGCCTCCAGCGGGGTCAGCATGGCGGAAACATCGGCGCTGCTGCCGCTGGTCAGCGCGGTCTGCAAATCCTCCAGGGTGGTGAACAGGTTGATCGGACTCATGAACAGGTCGTCGCCGGTGATATTCTTGGCCACCGTGGTGCCGGGACTGATCTCGATCATCTGCTGGTCGCCGGTGCCGTTGTAGGTGACCGGCGAACCGGAAAAAGGCACGGTCTGATCGTTGTACCCGGCAAAGATGTATTTGCCGGAGATCTGGGTATTGGCCAGGTCGAGCAGTTCCTGGTACAGCTGGCTGATCTCGTCGGCCAGGGTGGCCTTGTCCGCGGTGGACAGGCTGTCGTTGGCTCCGGCCACGGCGATCTCCTTGGCCCGGGTCATCAGGCCCTCGATCGAGTCGATGGAGATCTCCGCATTGGCGAGACTATCCTGGACATGCTTGCAGTTTTCCACATAACGTTCGCCCTTGACGATATCCGAACGGCAGCCGAGGATCGACCCGACCGAGGAAGGGTTGTCCGAAGCCTTGGCCACCGCCGTACCGGTCGAGGAGGTGACATACAGTTCGTTAAGGATGGTGGAGGTTTTGCCCAGATTGGTCTGTAGGGAGCGATAGGCGGTGGCGTCTCGGGTGATGATCATGGCGAATCTCACATGCGCAAGAGAGTGTCGAGCATTTCCTTGACCACGGAAATGTAGTTGGAGGCCGCTTCATACCCGGCCTGATACTGAATCAGCAGCACCATCTCCTCGTCGGTGGACACGCCGGAGACGGCATCGCGTTTGGAGTTGAGCGCATCCAGCAGATCGCCACTGGAGCTGAGCAGTTGTTCGTTGCTGCTCACCAACAGGCCGGCATTGGCCGCGATCCGCGCATATTCCTCGGCATAGGTCGCGCCGTTGATGCTTGTGGTATCGCGCAGGGCGGCGATTTCCAGGCAAAGGCTGTTGTCAGCCGTGGTCCCGGTGATGCCGGCGGCGATCAGGGTCGGATCGTCGAAAGCGGCGGCGATGGAGGCCGCCGCCCCGTCCCAGGCATTGGCCAAGGGGTTGGTGGGAGCGACCAGGGAAAACAGGGCAATGGCCGCGTTGCCGTTCTGATCGAGACCGCCCATGGTCGAAATCAGATCGTTGACATCGGTGGCGATGGTGTAGGCCAGCCGGTCGAGGTCACTGTGCAGCTCGGGAAGCGTGACGTCGCGCACTTCAAGCCATCCCTTCAATGCGCCGCCGAAGTCCTGATCATCGAGACTGAACGTGGTTCCGGCGCTGGTCAGGCTGATCTGGGTCAGACCGTCGACCTGGGCGGTGGAGAACGAGGCGGCGACATTGCCGGTCACCAGCGGCAGGCCGTTTTGCAGTTGCAGGCACACCATGCCGTTGTCGTCGGTATAGGCGGCGGCGCCGCAGGTTTCACTCGCCTGCTGCACCAACAGGTCGCGCTGGTCGCGCAGGGTGTTGGCGTCGCCGCCGGCCAGTTCGGTCCGCATGATCGATTGGTTGAGGTCGGCGATCTGCCGCAACTGATCGTTGAGGTCCGGAATGGCCGATTCGATGCTGGTGTTGATGCCGCTGACCACCTCATCGAGCTGTTGTGCGATCTGATTGCAGTGGTATGCCAGATCAGCTGCCTCCTGGACAACCTGCTGCCGTTCGGCCACCCCGGAAGGGTTGGTGCTCAGCTCTTCCCAGGCATCGAAAAAACTGTCGATGGCACTGGCAAGGCCCGTATCGCCGATGTCCAGAATCCGCTCGATGTCCGCCAGCGGCGTGCTGGCCGCCTCGTATTGGCCGTAGGTGGCGCTCTGGGCCATCAATTGCCTGGTGATGAAAGCGTCGTTGGCCCGATCAATGGCATCCACCGCGCTGCCGGTCCCATAGGTCAGCCCCCCCTGGGTCAACGGGGTCGAACTGGTGACATGGGCGGTCTGCCGCGAGTATCCCTCGGTGGCGGCATTGGTGATGTTGTTGCCTGTGACCTGGATGGCCGTCTGGCTGGTGAATATGCCGCTGGCCCCGGTGTAGAGGGACGTGATCAGGCTGCCCACGGCTAAACGCTCCGGCTGAGCAGGCGCGGACCGGCGCCGATCTGCAGGGAACGGCCATGGGCCGCATAGGTTAGGGCCAGGCGGCGAAAGACATTGTCTTGCAGGCGGCGAACCAGCTTCAGGCCGGATTCGAGCAGCCTGCGATTGCGTTCGTTGTTGGCCTGTATGCGACCGATGAGTTCGGTGCTCTCCTGGTCAACAGGCTGTTTGATTCGGTTGAGCAGCTTGAGCAGCCGGGTCTTTTCCTGCTGGATTTCGTCAAGCTGTGCCATGCGCAGATGGGTGATCGCTTGGCGTTCCCTGAGCAGCAGATCGTTGAGCGCCAGGAGAAATGTATTCAAAGATGACCCAGAATCCATTGTTTATGCTCCCTTGTTAACGTATCAGGTTCACCAGTTCGTCCAGCATCTCGTTGGTGGTGGTGATGACCTTGGAATTGGCGGAGTAGGCGTTCTGGATGGTGATCAGATCGACGAATTCCGTGGCCAGATCGACGTTGGAAAGTTCCAGCGCCTGGGTGATCAGGGTCCCCTGGGAGGCGCCGGGGTAGCCGATGGTCGGCGTGCCCGACTCGCCGGTCTCCCGGTACAGACTGCTGCCCACCGCATCGAGGCCGTCGCTGTTAATGAAGGTGGCCAGGGCGATCATCGCCACCGGGATGGTCTCGCCGTTGGAATACACGGCGCTGACCGTGCCGTCGGCGGCGATATCGACATCCGTGACCTCGCCGGAAGCGTAGCCATCCTGATCCTGGGAAAAGACCGTGGAATCGCTATCGAACTGGGTGGTGTCAAAGACATAGGCGAGCTGTTGCGTCTGGTCGGCGCCGTTGGCCCAGGTGAGGATGCCGCTGGTGGTAGTGCCGGTGCTGCCGGTGGACAGGTTGCCGTCCTGGTCGAACACCAGGGTGCCACTGCCGATGATTTCGAGCACGCCGCTGGTGCCGCCGGTCAGGTCCGCGCCGTCCACGGTCAGGTTCCAGTTCCACGTCTGGTCGTTGACCTTGGTGAAATAGCAGGTGAGCAGATGGGCAGTGCCCAATGAGTCGTAGACGGTGGTGGTGGTGGCGTAGTTGGAGGTGTCTTCCGGCGCGGTGCTGTCGAACACACCGGCATTGAGCACCTCCGAGTTGGAATCGAGATTGGTTTGCAGGGTGACGTTTTCCGTCCGCTTGGCTTTGATCTGCGACACCAGATCCACCTGGATGTCGCTCAAATTGCCGCTGGCGAGCACGCCGTTGGCGTTATAGGTCGAGCCCTGTACCCGATAGCCGTCGGCGGTCACCAAATAACCGTCGTCGTCAAAACTGAAGTTGCCGTTGCGGGTGTAGAGGCTGGTGTCGCTCAGGGGATCGCCGACGATGAAGAAGCCGCTGCCCTCGATGGCGATGTCGGTGGCGCTCTCCGTGGACTCGAAGCCGCCCTGACTGAAGCTGGTCTGGACGGTCTGCACCTGCGAGCCGCGCCCGACCTGGGAATTGCCGCTGGAGCTGGCGATGTTGGCCGACAGCAGGTCCGAGAAAACGGTTGAGCTGGTCTTGAAACCAACGGTACTGCTGTTGGCGATGTTGTTGCCGGTGACGGTCATGGCCTGCGAACTGCCTTGCAGGCCGCTGATCGCCGTGAAGAGCGCGCTGGAAAGTCCCATTGTTCCTCCGTTGCCCCGGTTCCCCTGGCGGACATCCTTCGTGGCTGTCCGCCAAGCGGCCGGGTTCCGCCAAGGTGACCGACCTGCTGTCGGCCCTGAGCGCGTCCGTGCATGCCTCGCCGCTCCTTCCTGGAACGTTCCTGTCCAAATTCAGGAGGTGCAGAACAATTCATCTGACAAGGCCGCCCTTCCCTGGCGGGTGTCGCCCTCATCTCCCTGTCAGGGTATCGGCTGGAGAACATTATATTTTTTATTGTGATTTCGTAACATTACCCACCAATTACGTGACAGTTGGTTACCAAACGATGCGGATGTAACATCCTGTTGATCCCCTCTGGCCGGCACGGCAAAAAAAAGAGCGGCACTCCTTGACCAACGGAGTGCCGCTCTTTGCAGAAAAATCGATTAGTTAGACTGTTACGACAAAAATATCATCATTTGGCTGAATATCGCCGTCCCGAAAAAGGGACCGAGGGGGATTCAGTGCTCGGCGGCAAACAAGTAGCCGGTACCGCGCACGGTCTTGATCACGGTCGCGAGGTTGGAATACGGGGCCATCTTCGAGCGAATGCGGGCGACATACATGTCGATGGAACGATCGTAGCCATTGTATTCGATGCCGAAGACCGCCTTGTACAGATGGTCCCGATCCAGGGTGGTGCAGGCGTTGTTCGCCAAGTGCCAGAGCAGATCGAATTCCCGGGAGGTAAAGGGAATCTCCTCGCCCAGATAGGAGGCCCGGCGCAGGCCACGGTTGATTTCGAGGCCGTTGAACAGCAGGTTTTCCGGGGTGGGCCGGCGGCCGTTGCGGCGAAACAGGGCGCGGATACGGGCCAACATCAGCAGATGATTGACCGGCTTGACCAGGAGATCGTCAACCCCCTGTTCATAGAGCAGTACCTGAAGCATGTCGTCGATCTGCTCGATCAGCAGCATCAGCGGCCCGGTATACACCGACCTGACACGAGGAAAGGTTGACAGCTCTTCCAGGCTGAACCTGCCTCGGTCAAAAACCAACAGTTCGGCACCGCGCAGATCCCCCCCATCGAGAGCCTCGTGGTTTCCGTTGCGGACCTCGACGGCAAATTCTTCCTGCCGCAAGGTATCGATCAGCGGCCGGGCCCCTGATTCGTTCATGGTGACAAACACAATGGAATGGCGGGGTTCGTTGACCTTCATGACTGTCCATCCTCAAAGCGGCGCGGGCGATATATCCATGAGATATGGGGCATCTCCGCGCGGGGTAGTATTCATCGGTGTTCCTCTGCCGTCTCCGCCCATCATACGAGGGAATGACGGCTTTTTCTGTAAAGTAATCGTTAAGCTGTGCAAAATTTCGTTACACACCAGCCGCGGATCGGCGGCACGTTCCACGAACGGGAGAACAAAAAAAGCCGAGGTCAACGCGAGCGCGTCGCCTCGGCGCGAGCAGTCCTTGGCATGCCGAGCAGGTCAATCGGAGGAGTTGTAGCTTGCAAAGAAACTGGTCAGATAATCTCCCTGGGAATTGAGACTGCTGATCAGGGTTTCCATGGCGGAAAACTGGGCTTCCAGGGTTTCCTGCCGCTTTTCCAGCCGCGTTTCCATGGCGGTGATCCGATCGTCCAGATCAGAAATCTGTTTCTCGATCGAAGTTTCCTTGGTCACGAGAAAACCGCTGGTGGCGTCGAGCTGTTCGGTCAAATATTCGTCCAATCTGTTCATCATGCCCTCGCTGTCGTCATCTCCCAGCAAGGCGGTCGTGACCCTCCCGGAATCCTTGGCATAGGCATCGCTGAAGGTATCGCTGTCAAAACTCAATTCTCCGGTTTCCCAATCCGTGGAAAGCCCCAGGGCGACCAGATCGCCGCCGGTCAGATAGTTGCGCAGGCTGCGCTGCACTGTTTTCATCGAATTGGCCAGGGTGGAATCGGATGCGTAGATGGTGTCGATGTAGGTGTTGATGGCATTGTAGGCCTCGACCATCGCCTGCAGTTGGGTGGCGATCACCTCTTCGGCGTCGGAGGCGATGCTGACGTTGTCGGCGCTGTCGTCGCTGACGGCAAGCAGGGTGATGGTCGACCCCTTGATCGCATTGGTGACCGTGTTGCTGGAACTGTAGTAATCGACCCCATCCACCACCAGATGGGCCTTGGTGCCCGTCACCGCGTGCCCGTTGGCCGCCGTGTCCAGTTCGACGCTGCCGGTTCCGCTGATGGCAATTTCCTCGCCTGCGGTGTCGGCGGTCAGCATCAACCGATAGCCGCCACCCGTGCCGTCATCGATGATCGAGGCGGTGACGCCGTAGTCGCCCTCATTGAGCAGATCGACGAGGTCGCTGAGCGTGACGTTGTCATAGTCGAGAGTTTCGCCGCCGATCTCCAGGGAACCGCTTAAGGCGGTGGTATCGGTGTCGACGATGTAATTGGTGCCGACATCCTTTTGCTGCTGGGCCAGACTGACGATCTCCACCGCATAGGTGCCTTCGTTGGCCAGGCTGGTGGTGCTGATGGTGAAATACTCCGAGCCGTTGTTGGTCACTTCGAAGGAGTTGAGGTCGTTTTCATCGTTGAGCCCCGTGACCGAGGCATAGAAACTATCGAGCAGGGTATTGAACTCGGTGTAGGTGTCCAGCTTGGTTTCCAGATAGGTCTGGGTGTTTTCCATCGTAGTGATGGGCGCGCTTTCGATCTCGATGAGGGACTCGATGATCGAGGCCGTATCGATGCCGCTGGCCAGGCCGGAAAATGTGACGGACATGACGATTACCTCCTGTGCATTGCGCTGCTCCAGAGAAGGGAGCAGCTGTTCCTGGGAAAGTATCGCCCATACCTGGCGCGTATTTTATGGGGAAACGGTCAAAATCGTGGCTGTTGTGTCGCGAAAAAATAGCAACGTGCTGCATGGGTAACAACAGGTTGCACGGCTACCTGCTCGACGGCGAAGAGAGCATTCGCGTCAATGAATCGAAAAGACGAACAAGGGGTGCTCGATGGATGAGCAGCGGTGTGCATGGCGGCAACGCGGGATAAACGTTCTATCCCCCGTGTCTTGTCGGATACAGGACAACTTGAAAACGAATTGAAATGAGCGGCAGGACCAGCCTGGAAGACGGGTGTTCGAAGAATTGTGCGAGAGGAGGGGTGCGGGATGGAAACGACGCCCCGCGGCCAGCGGAGGGAGAAGCCGACATCGGCAACCTCCCCCATCTCGCGGCGACCGGCGGGATGGGGGAGGAAAAGGATCAGAATTTAACGCACCCGAACAGCATCATGTACGACCAGTTGTCGTCACCGCCGGTAAGTTGCCGTGCCGCGTCATCCGGATTGGCGATGGCGCCGACCAGGGACAGCGACAGGTTGTCGTTGACCGCCCAGTCGACGATCAGATTGTACTCGTCGGCATAGTCGTCGCTGGTCAGGCCGTCGGCCTCGTGAACCATGAATTGATAATAGATCAGGTTGACGGTCACCGGATCGATCGGCTGCACCTTCAAGCGCAGCATGTGGGAATCCAGATTTTCGTTCCACAAGGCGTATTCACCCAGAATCTCGCCCTGATACCAGCTGCCCCAATCCGACGAACCATAGAAGAGGGAATCATACTCCTCGTCAAAGCTTGCATAGCGGTAGGAAAGAGTCGGTTTCCACGCAAGGGTCTCGAACTGGTAACTGGCGGTGAGATGCCAGGCATTGCCGTTTCCGTAGCTGGTCCCCGCATCGCTATTGGCATCCTCATGCACGTATTCCGCATCGAACCGCAACGGTTTCAGGGCCGCGATCCCGTCGGCAAAGGCAAAGGGATGGATGCCGCCACGAATGTCGTACACCTGCATGGAATCCCGTTTTCCCATGTCGGAGTCGATCGAATAGAATCCGCCGCCGAGCGAGGCGACGTTTTCCACCGCGTATTCCACGTTGGCGCCACCAACCTTGGTATCCGATTCCGCACGGTCATCGGCTTGAAAATAGACCAGGTCGCCGGACCAGTTACCGCTCTTCATGCGTATAATGCCGGCATATTCGGCGCTGTTGCGGCCGCCGATCCAGTACGCGGCTCGATTGTATCCCGCATAACCTTCATTGGAGAAGAGAAAGCCGTCGCCAAGAACGTACCGCTGGCGGCCAAAGGAGATATCGAGGAAATCCTCGCCCAGGGAACTGAACAGGTTGCCCGAGCGCCAACCGGCATAGGCGTTGTCAATGCGCAGATCATCGACATCGCCGTATTCGACGTTGGTGCCGCCGGCATCGATGCCGCCAAAGGTGTTGGCCTGCACCGCGTCGATCCTGCCGTAGAGGGTCTGGGTACTGGGCAGGGTGAAGCTGGCTTCGAGGCCGGGACGAATGAGGGATTCCCACCAGGAATCCGATTTTTTACCCAGATTGTCTTCCGATTTGCCGAACCAGGAGTTGTCCTGAGTGAAAAAACCGAGGTTGGCTTCAAGGGTCACCTTGGCATAACTGCCGTTTTCTCCGGTATAAAACTGGAGGGGGCTGGTTTGCTCGGCGTCATCGGCCTGGGCATTGCCGGCCATCAGCGTGGCTGACAGCAGGAGGGAGGCGCAGGCTGCCGTGAGCTGGAATGTGGAATGGTGGTTCATTGACTTGATCTCTCCTTGAGTGGGTGAACGTGACGCGGTGTGCGAAGTCGGGCTGCGTACATGGAACTCCGCAGCTGAACATGAATAGCCAATGTTAATTATCCGCTTTAATACCGGTTAATTAAAAGCCAAAAACATGCGTTGCCATTGAAAAAAACAGGCACAATACCACACTGGCGTCATCGTCACAAGAGACAAAAAAATGGAGAGAGACGGCACCTCAGCGACAGAACAGTTCCAGCAGATGCCTGTCCTCGTTGGCTGCGGGGGGAACGTATGCCAAGGGGTCCACCGGATCCCGGGAGGAGATCGGCGTCGGCAGCATGTCCTGACGACTGGCGAACAGATCGAGAAACAGGTCGCAGAGATCGGGGTGAAACTGGGTGCCTCGGTTGCGCTCGATTTCCACGAACGCCTGTTCCACGGTCAGAGCCGATTTGTAGGGCCGGAAGGTGGTCATGGCGTCAAAAGAATCGGCCAGGGCAATGATCGCCGATTCCAGGGGAATTTGATCGTGACGGAGGTTGTCCGGATATCCCTTGCCATCGAACCGTTCATGGTGGTGGCGGATAATGGCGCCCAGTTTTTCCAGTCCGGGCAGGTTGTCAAAAATAGAGGCACCGATCACCGCATGCTGCTGCATCACCTGGTATTCGGCCGGACTCAACTTGCCCGACTTCATCAGGATGCCCTCGGCGATGCCGATCTTGCCGATATCATGAAGGTGCCCCAGCACATGGATAGAATCGCAGTGTTCTTTCGACAGATGCAGTCCCTTGCCAATCAGTTCGGCGATCTCGGAAACCCTCCGTGAATGGCCAGCGGTGTACACATCCTTGATTTCGATGGTCCGGGTCAGACTTTCAATGAACAGGTGAAAATCAATGTTATTCAAACAGGCCATGCGGTTCTCCGCGCCCAAGCGCGCACAATGAAAAACAACACTCCGGGACAAAGGCGGCGCTTCTCCCGGAGTGCACTATGGGTGAGATTAAAATTCGTAGGTCAGGCGGGTGGTGAAGCCGTAGCCGTCCTCGTCGGTGCCGCCGTCGGCCACGGCATAATCCTCGTCGATATAGTATTCGAGGCTCACGGTGGTGCCGTCGAAAATATGCATCGACGTGGCGGCCATATACCGGTGTTCCGGCAGTTCCAGGGCGAGCGCTTCCCAGGTTTTCTGGTAGCCGAGGGC contains these protein-coding regions:
- a CDS encoding bifunctional 5,10-methylenetetrahydrofolate dehydrogenase/5,10-methenyltetrahydrofolate cyclohydrolase, whose product is MPAQIISGSETAKAIREEIAAEVARLKTAHGLVPGLVTILVGEDPASQSYVAAKNKTAHALGIHSEQVTLPAATSEAELLGIVADYNRNPAIHGILVQLPLPRHIDEAKVLFAIDPDKDVDGFHPVNVGKMMLGERCFLPCTPHGILELLQRSGTETSGAEVVVVGRSNIVGKPIANLMLQKRAGGNATVTICHTRTRDMAFHTRRADILIVAAGVAKMIKGDQIKEGAVIIDVGVNRIGQTESGKALLAGDVDFDSVVGKAGAITPVPGGVGPMTITMLMKNTLQAAKQAAGIE
- the flgL gene encoding flagellar hook-associated protein FlgL; translated protein: MIITRDATAYRSLQTNLGKTSTILNELYVTSSTGTAVAKASDNPSSVGSILGCRSDIVKGERYVENCKHVQDSLANAEISIDSIEGLMTRAKEIAVAGANDSLSTADKATLADEISQLYQELLDLANTQISGKYIFAGYNDQTVPFSGSPVTYNGTGDQQMIEISPGTTVAKNITGDDLFMSPINLFTTLEDLQTALTSGSSADVSAMLTPLEAAAEQVRAQQSALGNTSARMDDMISMHENALLLLKTTLSRHQDADLTEVLAEIAKMETSLEATMQVTARVSSLSLMDYL
- the flgK gene encoding flagellar hook-associated protein FlgK, whose product is MGSLITSLYTGASGIFTSQTAIQVTGNNITNAATEGYSRQTAHVTSSTPLTQGGLTYGTGSAVDAIDRANDAFITRQLMAQSATYGQYEAASTPLADIERILDIGDTGLASAIDSFFDAWEELSTNPSGVAERQQVVQEAADLAYHCNQIAQQLDEVVSGINTSIESAIPDLNDQLRQIADLNQSIMRTELAGGDANTLRDQRDLLVQQASETCGAAAYTDDNGMVCLQLQNGLPLVTGNVAASFSTAQVDGLTQISLTSAGTTFSLDDQDFGGALKGWLEVRDVTLPELHSDLDRLAYTIATDVNDLISTMGGLDQNGNAAIALFSLVAPTNPLANAWDGAAASIAAAFDDPTLIAAGITGTTADNSLCLEIAALRDTTSINGATYAEEYARIAANAGLLVSSNEQLLSSSGDLLDALNSKRDAVSGVSTDEEMVLLIQYQAGYEAASNYISVVKEMLDTLLRM
- a CDS encoding flagellar hook protein FlgE, whose translation is MGLSSALFTAISGLQGSSQAMTVTGNNIANSSTVGFKTSSTVFSDLLSANIASSSGNSQVGRGSQVQTVQTSFSQGGFESTESATDIAIEGSGFFIVGDPLSDTSLYTRNGNFSFDDDGYLVTADGYRVQGSTYNANGVLASGNLSDIQVDLVSQIKAKRTENVTLQTNLDSNSEVLNAGVFDSTAPEDTSNYATTTTVYDSLGTAHLLTCYFTKVNDQTWNWNLTVDGADLTGGTSGVLEIIGSGTLVFDQDGNLSTGSTGTTTSGILTWANGADQTQQLAYVFDTTQFDSDSTVFSQDQDGYASGEVTDVDIAADGTVSAVYSNGETIPVAMIALATFINSDGLDAVGSSLYRETGESGTPTIGYPGASQGTLITQALELSNVDLATEFVDLITIQNAYSANSKVITTTNEMLDELVNLIR
- a CDS encoding response regulator transcription factor, which gives rise to MKVNEPRHSIVFVTMNESGARPLIDTLRQEEFAVEVRNGNHEALDGGDLRGAELLVFDRGRFSLEELSTFPRVRSVYTGPLMLLIEQIDDMLQVLLYEQGVDDLLVKPVNHLLMLARIRALFRRNGRRPTPENLLFNGLEINRGLRRASYLGEEIPFTSREFDLLWHLANNACTTLDRDHLYKAVFGIEYNGYDRSIDMYVARIRSKMAPYSNLATVIKTVRGTGYLFAAEH
- the fliD gene encoding flagellar filament capping protein FliD, encoding MSVTFSGLASGIDTASIIESLIEIESAPITTMENTQTYLETKLDTYTEFNTLLDSFYASVTGLNDENDLNSFEVTNNGSEYFTISTTSLANEGTYAVEIVSLAQQQKDVGTNYIVDTDTTALSGSLEIGGETLDYDNVTLSDLVDLLNEGDYGVTASIIDDGTGGGYRLMLTADTAGEEIAISGTGSVELDTAANGHAVTGTKAHLVVDGVDYYSSSNTVTNAIKGSTITLLAVSDDSADNVSIASDAEEVIATQLQAMVEAYNAINTYIDTIYASDSTLANSMKTVQRSLRNYLTGGDLVALGLSTDWETGELSFDSDTFSDAYAKDSGRVTTALLGDDDSEGMMNRLDEYLTEQLDATSGFLVTKETSIEKQISDLDDRITAMETRLEKRQETLEAQFSAMETLISSLNSQGDYLTSFFASYNSSD
- a CDS encoding alginate export family protein, which codes for MNHHSTFQLTAACASLLLSATLMAGNAQADDAEQTSPLQFYTGENGSYAKVTLEANLGFFTQDNSWFGKSEDNLGKKSDSWWESLIRPGLEASFTLPSTQTLYGRIDAVQANTFGGIDAGGTNVEYGDVDDLRIDNAYAGWRSGNLFSSLGEDFLDISFGRQRYVLGDGFLFSNEGYAGYNRAAYWIGGRNSAEYAGIIRMKSGNWSGDLVYFQADDRAESDTKVGGANVEYAVENVASLGGGFYSIDSDMGKRDSMQVYDIRGGIHPFAFADGIAALKPLRFDAEYVHEDANSDAGTSYGNGNAWHLTASYQFETLAWKPTLSYRYASFDEEYDSLFYGSSDWGSWYQGEILGEYALWNENLDSHMLRLKVQPIDPVTVNLIYYQFMVHEADGLTSDDYADEYNLIVDWAVNDNLSLSLVGAIANPDDAARQLTGGDDNWSYMMLFGCVKF
- a CDS encoding HD-GYP domain-containing protein, with the translated sequence MACLNNIDFHLFIESLTRTIEIKDVYTAGHSRRVSEIAELIGKGLHLSKEHCDSIHVLGHLHDIGKIGIAEGILMKSGKLSPAEYQVMQQHAVIGASIFDNLPGLEKLGAIIRHHHERFDGKGYPDNLRHDQIPLESAIIALADSFDAMTTFRPYKSALTVEQAFVEIERNRGTQFHPDLCDLFLDLFASRQDMLPTPISSRDPVDPLAYVPPAANEDRHLLELFCR